The segment TTTGCCAGCGCCGCCAGCAGTTTTTTTACTTCTTTACTCGGATACGCATCACTTGGATTTTCAGTAAAAGAAGTCAGCGTGCCGTCGTAATCGAGCAGGATCAATCTGCTTTTGCTTTTGATATAATCGTTTATGAGTTGTGTCGTCAATTTCCAGTTGAGTTTACTCATACACAGTTCTTTCTGGAGTTTTTTTATGTGCTGCATTCTGTCCATAAAATCATGCGCCCACCGTTCCACATTATACCGCTGCAGACGTTTCTGCATAACTTTGTTGCGTCTGATCTGCTCGTTCTCAGGCATGACAAGCGCCTTCTCAATGGCTTCGACGATCTCTTCTTTATTATTCGGGTTTACGATTATCGCTTCGCCGAGTTCTTTCGCCGCTCCCGCCATCTCTCCGAGGATGAGAACACCGTGGCCGTTTGTCTTGCTTGCGATAAACTCTTTGGCGATGAGATTCATCCCGTCCCGTAGAGGCGTGACGAGTGCGACGTCGGCGATATTATATAGTGAGACGAGCTTTTCAAAGGGAAGGAAACGATACAGATACCAGATCGGGACCCAGCCGATGTCGCCGTATTTTCCGTTTATTCTGCTGATCAGTTCGTCAACCTGTTTTTTCAGGAGAACATAATGTTCGACATTGGTCCGTGAGGGCACGGCGACGAGAATCAGGGTGACTCTTTTTCTGTAACTGGGATTCCTCTCCAGAAAGAGATCGAACGCCTCCAGCCTTTCCGGGATTCCTTTGGTATAGTCCAGTCGATCGATGCTCACGATGATCTTTCTGTCACCCAGTTTTTTTCGTATCCGGGTTATCTCTTTCTGAACCGCAGAACTGTATGAGGCATTGTGGTACTTCATATAGTCGATGCCCATAGGAAAGGCGTCGACCTTCACCTTGCGGTGGCAGGCGTTGATGTGGCCCAGCACATATTCGTAGCCGAGCAGTCGCCGGACGCTTTCCGTAAAGTGGTGCACATAGTCATGGGTGTGGAAGCCTATTAAATCCGCTCCCAGGATTCCTTCGATTATTTCCGTACGGCAGGGGAGGAGTCTGAAGACTTCAGAGGATGGAAACGGGATATGGAGGAAAAATCCGATCGTCGCATCAGGAAGTTTTTCCCGAAGCATCTGAGGGAGCAGCATCAGTTGATAATCATGTATCCATATTTTATCCTTTGGTTTGGCGATTCTACTGACCATCCTGCAGAACTGTTTATTCACCCTGAGGTAGGCATTCCAGAATTTCTTTTCATATACCACATGTTGTGTAAAATAATGGAATAAGGGCCAGATGATTTTGTTGCAGAATCCATAGTAATAATTTTCCACGTCATAAGGGGAGAGGAAGACCGGATAGCATTTCTTGACGGATAATTTTTTTTCGATGATCTTTTTTTCTTCCTCGAATTTGCTCGACACATATCCGGGCCATCCTATCCAGAGACTTTTATATACCTTATGGAAAGAATCGAGTCCTGTCGCCAGTCCGCCGACACTCGACTGGAGTTTCAGACTGCCGCCCCTTTTGGCGACGGTTACAGGTAATCTGTTTGATACAATCAAAAGCTTACTCATATTTCTGCACCGTATTATATAATATCCAAATTCTTTACTGAGTCAACAGCTGGAGTAATTTTTCTTTTATATCTTCTATTATCTTTGCAGTAGGATTCCGGCTGTACGCAACAAAAGGTTTATTTACGATGATGGATTCAATGATGTTTTCGTCGAATGGTATTTTACCCAGAACCGGAATCTTTCTGGATTCACACCATTTTTCGATTCTTTCCGTATTTTCGATATTTATGTCGAATTTGTTTATCACACACGCCGTACGTACACCGAAGTGGCTTGCGACGTTCATCACCCTTTCCATATCATGGATGCCGGATATCGTCGGTTCGGTCACTATGAGTGCAAGGTTGATTCCCGAAAGTGAGGCGATCACCGGACAACCGATTCCCGGCGGGCCGTCGATGAGCACATAGTCGGCGTTCTTCTTTTCAGCCGTTTCTTTTGCGCGCTGCCGCACCACGGAGACGAGTTTCCCGGAGTTCTCCTCGGCGATTCCCAATTTTGCATGCAGAAACAGACCGTATTCTGTTTCTGATATATACCACTCACCGCTTATATTCTCTTTCATCGTAATCGCCTGCACCGGGCAGATATATTTGCACACCCGGCAGCCTTCACAGGAAACCGGGTCGACGATGAATTGCGGGGAGATGGCGTCGTACTTACATACCTTGATGCATTCTCCGCAACCAGTACACTGCTCCAGGTCGATCTCCGCCTTCGGCATCCCCTGAAAGGAATGTTTTTCTTTTATTCGGGGATGGAGTAATATATGCAGGTCTGCAGCATCTACATCGCAGTCGACGATGACTTTGTTTTTCAAAAGATGCGCAAGTGATGCGGTGATTACGGTCTTTCCGGTTCCGCCCTTGCCGCTTATTATCAGTAGCTGTTTCACTACAACCCCATGCTGAGGAGTATGATTCCGACGATGAGACCGAAGGCGATGTTGAATACCTTTATCAGGATGGAGTCTTTTATTGAATATGAAAGAAGGGGAAGGATACCGTGCCCGTCCTGAATGAACGAACTCGTCAGGAGAATCGAGAACGGAATTAATCCCCGGGAGAACATCGTCACAAATATAAGATGTGGTCCGGATTCCGGGATTATGCCGAGCAGGGCGCTTATAAAGAGAATCCCGAGACGGTTGGTTTTTACGAATTCCGAGAGATCCCAATGTTCAAGACTGATGTGGATTATCAAGAGAGCGAAGAGCGTCCATAAAAATACGCGCCATATATGCTCTTTGAATATGTGGTCCCAGATGTGTTCTTTCAGATAATGGTCAGGAGTGGTTCCGATGATCAGACCGCCGATGATCAGTAAGATAAAGAGGGTTATCTTCTGCCAGTTCCAGGAATCAGGTCCTGCAATACCGAGCACAAGTAATACAAGAAAGATAATGATTAACAAAAGGGTCATTATTCTCTGCACGAGAAATCTGGGGAATTTTTTCCAGAACGACGGATCAAAACACTGGCATTTTTCATCCTCGAGATGAAGAGGAGAGAATCTGCATTCTTCACAGGGTTTGATTTTGAAGAGAGGGACGAGTTTGTCCGTAACCCAGGCGAAGATGATTCCCAAGATGAAGAGAAGAACAAAAAGCAGGAGCGCTGTTTTCGGAAACATCGCCAGCATCACATATGCTTCGTCGCCGCTCGTGGCGATCATCGCTCCGACGATCGCACCAAAGGATATGAGTCCACGAACATAGAAGGTGACATTCAAGAACGAACCGAGGCATCCCGGCGTGGCGCCCAGAAAAGACGCCACCGTGTACTGTCTGAACTTGCCGCCGCGCATTATATGGGACAGTTTACCTTTTGTCAGTACATTGAGATAGTCCACGATCACCATCATTATGAAGACGAAGACCGTAATCATTAGAGTATGACTCAATATATGAAGATATTCAGATATCATACACTCCTTCTTCCAGTCCGTTTTCTATAGTATATCCCTCTTATCCACCAATTCAAGTATTTTTTTGAATAATGTGTTGAACCCTGTTTGATAACGGCGGTCCCTGCTGAATATTGTTTCACCCCGGGAATATGCTTTTGCGATTTCGATATCCATAGGTATTTTGAGAAGGAGTGGAAGTTCTTTTTCGCGGCAGTATTTCTCAATTAATTGATCGCCTTTTCCGCTTCGATTTATGATCACCCCTGCAGGTATCTTTAATTTTTTCAATGTTTCGGCGGCCAGGTGCAGGTCATTTAGACCAAAGGGCGTCGGTTCAGTGACGAGCACGGTGAAGTCACTGTTTTTGACCGATTCAATCACCGGACAGGAAGTTCCCGGCGGAACGTCGATGACGGTGATCTTCGACCGTGCATCCTGGATCTGTTTCTTGAGCACCTTGATGAGCGGGGTCGCCATAGGTTCCCCGACATTCAACCTGCCGTGAAGAAAATTGATTCTTCCCGCCCTGCCTTTTTCTATCAATCCGATTTCCCTGGGGATTTCAGAAATCGCTTTTTTCGGGCAGAGAAGGGTACAGCCGCCGCACCCGTGACACAGTTCAGCAAAGATTAATACGTTGTTCTTCATTACGGCGATTGCATTGTAGGCGCAGACTTCGGCACACTTTCCACAAAAATTGCATTTCGTGAAATCGACGGTTGGAACCATGATATTTACTCTTTCCGTATCATCGATTATCGGTTTTAAAAAGAGTGCGGCGTTGGGCTCTTCGACATCACAGTCCAGGAAATAAAGTTCGCTCCCGTTGTTTTTCAAATGTTCTTCCAGAAAAACAGCGAAGTTCGTGGAGAGCGTGGTCTTTCCGGTTCCACCCTTACCGCTTGCAAATGATATAATCATACCAGTCAGCGGGTTTTAAGTTTTTCAACAGAACGTGACAACTGTGATATTTTTTCTCTAATCCGTTCTATTCTGTTCCTCAGATCCTTCACCTTCCATGTCCCGGAGGAATCGTCTGAATCGTTCGGGGTTATAGCATTGAGCGGACAGACGTTTACACAGTTTTGACAGCCGATGCATCGGCTGTCATCAATACGGGCTTTATTCAGGTGGATCGAGATCGCATTCTTAGGGCAGCTGTTCAGGCATAATCCGCATCCCGCACACAGCGCGCTGTTCACATACATTGTTTTCCGCTTCACGTCCGCCATAAATAATCCTCACCACCCAGAAAAATTGTCGTCTTACTTACCTGAGATTGCTGAAATTAGATTCGGTGGCACGAACCGTCTGCAGAACAGGGAGGAGTGTCGCATGGTTCGCCTCTGCCGCAGCACGTTGCACCGGAGCTTTGGCCGTTTCCCATTCTGATTGCACCCGGTGTGGATATCTGCTTCACCAGATTTTTCGAACCGCAGTGCCTGCAGTTGAGCTCGACCTTTTCATCTCTGCTTTTGAATAATATTTCCGTAATCTTTCCACAATCCTTACATTTATATTCATAAATAGGCATATCTTTTCCTTTGTTCAGTCATTTATTGTCTTGTCATCTTAGCCCCGCATTTGGGACAGGATATTTGAACACAGGGGACACCTCTTTGATGAGGTATCGTGGCGCCGCAGGATGGGCAGATACATACACCGCCGGGACCTGCTCCTCTGCCGCCCATTCTGCCTCGGCCCTGGCCGCCGCGACGGCCGCCTGCACCTGGTCCCATGCCACGGGGTCCTGTTCCATCACCTCTTGGCATTTTTACCTCCTTGTATTATTGCTACATATTCAATGTTCATTCTTATGCTCTTTACATTCTGTATGACCGCCTCGGGCACGGTCACAAAGGGATTCACCACCTTTAAGCGTACCATTGATGATTTCATCGATTACATCGTCGACCCTGCCAGTGATGCCGAGCACGGTCTCGATACCATACTGGACAAACAGATTCTGCGCCCTGACGCCCATACCGCCGGCAATGATGCACTCCACACCTTTATCAGCGAAGTACTGAGGAAGAAATCCCGGGCTGTGGCCTGGATTCTCAATTACTGTTCTGTTCTGAAGCTTACCGTCTGAAATATCCACGAGTGTGAAGTGCGGGCATCTTCCGAAATGTGGGGAGACCGAGTTGTTCTCAGTCGAGATCACGATCTTCATTCTTTCTCCTCCTTGTTGTCGGACATTATCTTTTCGACGATTTTATTGAAAGCATTCGCGGCTTCAGAATCGGGATGATGCATGATGAACGGTTTTCCTTCGTCACCCAATTCTACGATCTTGGGGTCCATTGGGATTCTGCCGAGGAAATCCACACCGAGCTCTTTTGCTGCTTCTTCACCGCCGCCTTCTTTAAATAGAGATATTTTTTTACCGCAGTGCGGGCATATCAGACCGCTCATATTTTCGATGATGCCGTAAATCTTGAGATTGAGTTTCCGTGCGAAATTGACCGCCTTTTTAGAGTCGAGTAGAGAAACTTCTTGGGGGGTCGTTACGATGATCGCGCCGGTCGCCGGAATCAATTGGGCTACAGAGAGCGGTTCATCTCCGGTTCCAGGCGGTGAGTCGATTATCAAATAATCGAGTTCGCCCCAGACTACATCACCCAGGAACTGCTGGATTAATTTCATCTTTAAAGGCCCTCTCCAGATCACCGGCGTTGTCTGATCCTGCAATAGAAACGACATTGAAATGAGCGCAAGATTTTTGGTGACCGAAACCGGTAGAATTCTGTTGTCGCCGGCGGATTCCAGTTGTCTGCCTTCAACCCCGAGCATCTTGGCGAGATTGGGTCCGTGGATATCAACATCCAGCAATCCTACTTTTAGCTGCCGTTCGCTTAATGCCAGACCCAGATTCACCGCAACAGTGCTTTTACCCACTCCGCCTTTGCCTGAAAAGACAAGCAGTCTATTCTTTATTTTATTTAGGTTTTCAACGATCCTGAGATTCTCATCAGTCTTTTTTTGCTCCATTTTGCTCCTTTGTTCCTTTACATTATAGTGATTTATTTCTTCTTTTCAAGTTCTTTTATCCTTCTGTTCACCGCTTCAAGCTGTTGTTTCAAAAACTCTTCCTGCTGTTTGAGTACCTGGAGTTCCTGTTGAGGCGGCATCTGTGCAAAGGGAGGTGGAGCCTGCATCGGTGCATTATAGAGCATCGCCATTCTTCTGCCCATGCCGCGTCCCATCCCACCCATGCCGAAGCCGAAACCCGGCCCTGGCGGCATTCCATAGTGCGAGGCGACATTCGGCCCTGTCGTCGGTTTCAGTTGTCCTGCTTTGTATTTTTTAACAGCCTCTTCCACTGTGCCGAGTACACCGGTGATAACCTTGACTCCCGCCGCCTGAAGGGTTTGAAAGGCATTGGGCCCGCAGCTGCCGGTCAGTACAAGTTCGATTCCTTTGTTCGCAATCAACTGAGCGGTTTGAATACCTGCGCCGCCCATAGCAGCGACATTGGGATTTTCAAGTACTTCTGATTCCATGGTGTCCGGGTCGAGTACAATGAAAAAAGGAGCACGCCCGAAGCGCGGGTCGACCTGGGATTTCAGATCCTGACCCGTCGACGAAACAGCGATTTTCATTATTCACCTCCTGAAAGTTCTTTTTCCAGTTCTTTTATTTCATTTCTGATTCCCTGAAGTTCATCTTCAAGGACCTCTGCCTGGCCTTTGAGTATATTTAATTCCTGCTCCGGTGTTATCGGAGCAGC is part of the candidate division WOR-3 bacterium genome and harbors:
- a CDS encoding bifunctional alpha,alpha-trehalose-phosphate synthase (UDP-forming)/trehalose-phosphatase; the encoded protein is MSKLLIVSNRLPVTVAKRGGSLKLQSSVGGLATGLDSFHKVYKSLWIGWPGYVSSKFEEEKKIIEKKLSVKKCYPVFLSPYDVENYYYGFCNKIIWPLFHYFTQHVVYEKKFWNAYLRVNKQFCRMVSRIAKPKDKIWIHDYQLMLLPQMLREKLPDATIGFFLHIPFPSSEVFRLLPCRTEIIEGILGADLIGFHTHDYVHHFTESVRRLLGYEYVLGHINACHRKVKVDAFPMGIDYMKYHNASYSSAVQKEITRIRKKLGDRKIIVSIDRLDYTKGIPERLEAFDLFLERNPSYRKRVTLILVAVPSRTNVEHYVLLKKQVDELISRINGKYGDIGWVPIWYLYRFLPFEKLVSLYNIADVALVTPLRDGMNLIAKEFIASKTNGHGVLILGEMAGAAKELGEAIIVNPNNKEEIVEAIEKALVMPENEQIRRNKVMQKRLQRYNVERWAHDFMDRMQHIKKLQKELCMSKLNWKLTTQLINDYIKSKSRLILLDYDGTLTSFTENPSDAYPSKEVKKLLAALAKENRNNVVIVSGRRRETLNEWFPTESLGLIGEHGVWIKDKNSTWQLIEPLGNEWKKQIKPILEIYVDRTPGSFIEEKDYSLVWHYRKADPKLALIRSGELKDAITNLTGNLNLGILEGSKILEIKNTGINKGRAVMYWLNKRKWDFIMAIGDDWTDEDIFAVLPPHAYSIKVGLGFSKARYNVDNPAEVIKLLKRLANL
- a CDS encoding 4Fe-4S dicluster domain-containing protein, translated to MKQLLIISGKGGTGKTVITASLAHLLKNKVIVDCDVDAADLHILLHPRIKEKHSFQGMPKAEIDLEQCTGCGECIKVCKYDAISPQFIVDPVSCEGCRVCKYICPVQAITMKENISGEWYISETEYGLFLHAKLGIAEENSGKLVSVVRQRAKETAEKKNADYVLIDGPPGIGCPVIASLSGINLALIVTEPTISGIHDMERVMNVASHFGVRTACVINKFDINIENTERIEKWCESRKIPVLGKIPFDENIIESIIVNKPFVAYSRNPTAKIIEDIKEKLLQLLTQ
- a CDS encoding selenocysteine protein; translation: MISEYLHILSHTLMITVFVFIMMVIVDYLNVLTKGKLSHIMRGGKFRQYTVASFLGATPGCLGSFLNVTFYVRGLISFGAIVGAMIATSGDEAYVMLAMFPKTALLLFVLLFILGIIFAWVTDKLVPLFKIKPCEECRFSPLHLEDEKCQCFDPSFWKKFPRFLVQRIMTLLLIIIFLVLLVLGIAGPDSWNWQKITLFILLIIGGLIIGTTPDHYLKEHIWDHIFKEHIWRVFLWTLFALLIIHISLEHWDLSEFVKTNRLGILFISALLGIIPESGPHLIFVTMFSRGLIPFSILLTSSFIQDGHGILPLLSYSIKDSILIKVFNIAFGLIVGIILLSMGL
- a CDS encoding (4Fe-4S)-binding protein; amino-acid sequence: MIISFASGKGGTGKTTLSTNFAVFLEEHLKNNGSELYFLDCDVEEPNAALFLKPIIDDTERVNIMVPTVDFTKCNFCGKCAEVCAYNAIAVMKNNVLIFAELCHGCGGCTLLCPKKAISEIPREIGLIEKGRAGRINFLHGRLNVGEPMATPLIKVLKKQIQDARSKITVIDVPPGTSCPVIESVKNSDFTVLVTEPTPFGLNDLHLAAETLKKLKIPAGVIINRSGKGDQLIEKYCREKELPLLLKIPMDIEIAKAYSRGETIFSRDRRYQTGFNTLFKKILELVDKRDIL
- a CDS encoding 4Fe-4S dicluster domain-containing protein — translated: MADVKRKTMYVNSALCAGCGLCLNSCPKNAISIHLNKARIDDSRCIGCQNCVNVCPLNAITPNDSDDSSGTWKVKDLRNRIERIREKISQLSRSVEKLKTR
- a CDS encoding zinc ribbon domain-containing protein, giving the protein MPIYEYKCKDCGKITEILFKSRDEKVELNCRHCGSKNLVKQISTPGAIRMGNGQSSGATCCGRGEPCDTPPCSADGSCHRI
- a CDS encoding ATP-binding protein, whose amino-acid sequence is MEQKKTDENLRIVENLNKIKNRLLVFSGKGGVGKSTVAVNLGLALSERQLKVGLLDVDIHGPNLAKMLGVEGRQLESAGDNRILPVSVTKNLALISMSFLLQDQTTPVIWRGPLKMKLIQQFLGDVVWGELDYLIIDSPPGTGDEPLSVAQLIPATGAIIVTTPQEVSLLDSKKAVNFARKLNLKIYGIIENMSGLICPHCGKKISLFKEGGGEEAAKELGVDFLGRIPMDPKIVELGDEGKPFIMHHPDSEAANAFNKIVEKIMSDNKEEKE
- a CDS encoding dinitrogenase iron-molybdenum cofactor biosynthesis protein, with protein sequence MKIAVSSTGQDLKSQVDPRFGRAPFFIVLDPDTMESEVLENPNVAAMGGAGIQTAQLIANKGIELVLTGSCGPNAFQTLQAAGVKVITGVLGTVEEAVKKYKAGQLKPTTGPNVASHYGMPPGPGFGFGMGGMGRGMGRRMAMLYNAPMQAPPPFAQMPPQQELQVLKQQEEFLKQQLEAVNRRIKELEKKK